Proteins encoded together in one Lepus europaeus isolate LE1 unplaced genomic scaffold, mLepTim1.pri SCAFFOLD_49, whole genome shotgun sequence window:
- the LOC133755453 gene encoding syntenin-1-like, which translates to MSLYPSLEDLKVDKVIQAQTAFSANPANPAILSEASAPISQDGNLYPKLYPELSQYMGLSLNEEEIHANLVMVSGAPLQGQLVARPSSMNYMVAPVTGNDVGIRRVEIKQGIRQVILCKDQDGKIGLRLKSIDNGIFVQLVQANSPASLVGLRFGDQVLQINGENCAGWSSDKAHKVLKQAFGEKITMTIRDRPFERTITMHKDSTGNVGFIFKNGKVTSMMKDSSAARNGLLTEHNICEINGQNVIGLKDSQIADILSTSGTVVTVTIMPAFIFEHIIKRMAPSIMKSLMDHTIPEV; encoded by the coding sequence atgtctctctatccatctcttgaagacttgaaggtagacaaagtaattcaggctcagactgctttttctgcaaaccctgccaacccagcaattttgtcagaagcttctgctcccatcTCTCAAGATGGAAATCTTTATCCTAAACTGTATCCGGAACTGTCTCAATACATGGGCCTGagtttaaatgaagaagaaatacatgcaaatctGGTGATGGTCTCTGGAGCACCACTTCAGGGGCAGTTGGTAGCAAGACCTTCCAGTATGAACTATATGGTGGCTCCTGTAACTGGAAATGATGTTGGGATTCGCAGAGTAGAAATTAAACAAGGGATTCGTCaagtcattttatgtaaggatcaagatggaaaaattggactcaggcttaaatcaatagataatggtatatttgttcagctagtccaggcaaattctccagcctcattggttggtttgagatttggcgaccaggtactccagatcaatggtgaaaactgtgcaggctggagctctgataaagctcacaaggtgctcaaacaggcttttggagagaagaTCACAATGACCATTCGTGACAGGCCTTTTGAGCGGACAATTACTATGCATAAGGACAGTACTGGAAACGttggctttatctttaaaaatgggaaagtaacatCCATGATGAAAgatagttctgcagccagaaacgGTCTTCTCACGGAACATAACATCTGTGAGATCAACGGCCAGAACGTCATTGGATTGAAGGACTCTCAAATTGCAGACATACtatcaacatctgggactgtagttaccgtcacaatcatgcctgcttttatctttgaacatattATTAAACGGATGGCGCCAAGCATTATGAAAAGCCTGATGGATCACACCATCCCTGAAGTTTAA